CCCGTCCAGAAAACGGTTATGCAGCTCGACCATCGCATCCAGCTGGTCCTGCGAAATGGTCTCCATGCGGTGGTTTTCATGCTCTCTCATGAATAAAAAAACCCGAAAATGCGCCAGAATACGGCTAAAGTATAGCACCCAAGCCCTTAACAAAATCCTAGGAAAAGAGCCTTAGCGGGTGGCCAGGAGAAGATTGAGGAAATTGCGGATTTCCGGGCTGGTCCAGCGGGCGTCCCCGCTGATTCGATACAAAAGTTGCCCCCGGCGGTTGATGATATAGGTAACGGGCAATTCCTTGATTTTAAGCGATTTTTGCAGCTGCCCCTCATAATCGTGATACCCGGCAATGCTCTCAACATCCAGTTTCCTAATATACCTGAGGAGATCGTCGATCTCCTTTTGCGTATTCACGGAAACCGCGACCACACGGTATTCCCCGTTGCCGTAAGACTCCTGTAGCCGCAGCAGTTCAGGCAACTCCTTGACGCAGGGCTTGCACCATGTCGCCCAGACATTAAGAATAATGAACTTGCCTTTGAAGTCCTCCTTGATATTTACGATTTTTGCTTTCGGACCCAAGACCGAAAAAGCCGGCAAATATTGTGCCTTGGGATATTTCATGAAGGAATGAAAGAGATGATAGACTTGAGCTTCGGCCTTTTTCAGGGAGTCCTCGTTGTTCTTGCACACGCTTAAGGAAGCAATAATAAAAACGAACAAAAACCCTACGGGAAGGAA
The sequence above is drawn from the Alphaproteobacteria bacterium genome and encodes:
- a CDS encoding TlpA family protein disulfide reductase gives rise to the protein MSDRPDRWVHRYFLPVGFLFVFIIASLSVCKNNEDSLKKAEAQVYHLFHSFMKYPKAQYLPAFSVLGPKAKIVNIKEDFKGKFIILNVWATWCKPCVKELPELLRLQESYGNGEYRVVAVSVNTQKEIDDLLRYIRKLDVESIAGYHDYEGQLQKSLKIKELPVTYIINRRGQLLYRISGDARWTSPEIRNFLNLLLATR